TAATCGTTAATGAAATCTGCAAATTCGGAATCATTGTTCATGCGGCGCTCAATCCACTGATCGGGAATGATCATCCCGCGCTGAATAAAGAGGCTGTCGGTCGGCACCCATTCGCCGTTGACCTGTGACCAGCCAACCGGATCAATGCCCGGGTTGCCGGCATGGCCTTCGTAGTAGCCATCCCACAAATAATTGATGAAGCGGACGGCACGGGTAACCGGCTGCGGCTGTCCCGGCAGGAAGCGTGTTAGGGTGAGGTGATTGGGCTGATTCTCATCAATCAGACCGTTGAGATCATCATCGATAAGGTTTCGGTGCCGCGCCTGCAAGGTGTCTTCCCGAACGGTCATTCCGCCGGCAGGCAGGAGGACTTCCCGGGCCACATCGCGTGCGTCGTAGGTTATCATCGTTACATCACCGGCTTCTGCGGGCGGATAGCGGAACAGGCGACGGTTGCCGTCCTGATCCATAAGTACGATGGGATCACCGGGTTGTAGCTGACGCTCGGCAAACTGCGCTTCCGTAAACTGCGGCACGACTTCGTTGGCAAGCACATCGCGTGAAGAAATGAAGCCACCGCCATCAACGGTCAACAGGCTGTAGAGATCAACGTTACCCGGATCAAAGAGCGGACCACCACCGAGGTAGAAGTCGCTGTCGCCGTCGTTGTCGATTCCGTCAACGTCGTTGCCGGGTGTTTCCAGGAAGCGAATCGCAGCTACCCCGATTGCGGTACCGTCAAACTCCGGAGGGGATTGCGTGGGCATGATATCGGTGTAGAAAGCAATCGAGCGCTCCTGGTCGAAGAACGGGAGGTCATTTTCGGGGGTCCCTACCCAGTCAGCCGTCCAGAGCATAAAGGATACTTTATCGTAATCGAAGCGGCTGTCGTTGCGGATTTCGAAGATATTGAAATGCACGCTACTGATAAGGTTCTGCGTCCAGGCCAGAATACGGGTGTCCATAATGAGGCCAAGACCGCCGCGGCTCGGATCTTCGGGATCCGGCAGCCAGTTACCGCCCGCTGATAGGCGGGTGTACTGATCATCACCGGAACGGTAGTAAAACTCCTGATCGGCATTGAAGATGTCTTTGCCGAAGAAGCCGTTCCACTGATTCGGCCATCCGGGATCAGAGGGGTCGTCCAGCTTGTCAGGCCAGAATGCAGGCCAGGTATTGCCGCGGGCTGAGCCGGGCCCCTGATCGCTTCGTGCGATTTCTTCAGAGTCAGGGTTAAAGTATCCGGTAACCGGGTTTTTCGCCCAGCTGTCCCCCGTTTGAGGATTGGTGCGGTAGTTGGGCGCTACGACAACCTGTGTAGGGTCGCCGGTTTGCTGATCTATGACTTCAGCACCGGTAAAAATCGACACGAAGTACAGGTAGCGCCGGTTGGTGTTTTTAGGAAACTCAAAGTAGAGTTCATCGACGTTTGCGTCGGTGGTCCGGCCTGCGAAGCCAAAGTTATGGTAGGTCGCACGCAGGTTGTTGGCATCCAGGATAGACTTGCGCCGCTCTTCAAAAGAGGACCGCTCATCACTGGGAATGTTGCCGGTCTGAGTCTGTGCCAGCGCACCCCCAGCCGTAACCAAACCCGCCAGTAACAGCGCCGTCATCAGAATTAAGGATTGCTTAAGAGACATAATCCGTAGTGTTTTGGAAATCTTTTTCATTAGAATTGCATCGAGAAGCCGAACTGAACTCTTCGGGGTTCAGCGAATCGTGACGGGTCGGCATACCATCCCGGATCAGCATCTGCAAGCGGGTTAAGCGGCAGGTCCGGACTTCCGGTATCATTAAATACAGAGCTGGGGTTTCGGGCATCAAAGATGTTGAAGATGTTAAAAAACAAGCCCATCGTGTAGCCGCTGACTTCAATATTCTTATACATATTCAGGTCAACGGTAAAGGTTGCCGGCATGCGCAGGCTGTTGGTAATGATGTCGCCGGTTGAGGTAATCCCAACGCTGCGCGGTACGGAAGCCGACGGAGTGTAGGGCAGACCGCTGCTGAAGCGTTGCACGATATTAAAGCCCCAGGTATCCTGCGCATAAAAGAAAGATGAGTTCAGCACGTGCGTACGGTCCCAGTTGGCGGGTGTAAGGAAGCGTGCCAGGTTGCTGCCGGTTGTATCACCGGAGGCAACAGCGGCAAAAAACTCGGCTGCGGGATCTGAGTTGGAATCTTCCGCAATAGAAAAGGTGTAATCGACCCCAAAGCTCACGCGACGGGTTACGCGCTGATTGATGGCAGCGGTGATACCGCGGATGTTGGCATAGTCGCGGTTAATCCAGGTTCCGTAGCGAACACTTGGGATGGCCGTCGGCTGTATCGGCCCGGAAGACACGTAGTCGCGCTTATCTTCATAAAAAATACTCAGATCGAGTGCGGTTCCGGTGAAGATCTCCTGTTGAAGACCGAGCTCATATTTCACACTTTGCTCAGGACGCAGGTCGGGGTTTCCGAACGGTCCCTGTGCACCGGATATGTTTGCCAGAATCAGGTTTGAGCCGTTATACAGGTTTGAGTAATTGGGCACCTGAAAGAAGTAGCCATAGGAGAAGTGAATCACCCCGCGGGCTGAAATCGGATAGGCAATCCCCAGACGCGGACTCAGCTGATATTTGGGGCTTGCTTCAGACCAAAAGCTTGCGTCGCGCTCGTCAAAACGCTGCGTCAGGCGAGGACGGTCGGAAGCGGGGATACGGCCGTTGGGCACGAAGTAATCAAACCGAAGACCTGCATTGATGATAAGATTTTCGTACTCAATGCGATCCTGAATGTAAGCGCTGAAGGTAACCGGTTTGCGGGTCCACACTTCGTGTCCGATGGTGTTTTCAAGGGGAATGCCGAGTTCCGGCAGAAATTCCCGGTCGAGTACCCTGTCCGGGAAGGGCTCAAGGTCTGCACCGCCTGTAATGGGCACAAGGCCGTAATTTCTGTAATTGAGCACATCGGCCTGAACGTCAATACCTGCCTTGATAAAGTGCTGATCATTCACCTGATGGTTGTACTCGATCTTCCCGATAAAGGTCGTGGTGTTTCGGTTGAAGAATCCGTTGTTGGTTCCGAACCTGGCAAAGCGGCCGTCACGCGGCTGAAATGCCTGCGGGAAATCACCCGTGCGCTCAAAATTCAAATGCCGCGGATCGTAGGGATCACCAAAAAGATTGCTTTCAAACGCATTGTAGCGCATAGCAAAGTTCGACGTAAAGAACATGTTAGCCGAAGGCGTGAAGGTCGTGCGCAGGTTCACAAAGTAGTTGTTCCGCTCGGTCTGTGTGTTGTTCTGCGCTACGAGCCGTCCGCCGTGATTGTAGCCCTGACTAAACTCCTGACTCCAGTTTCCGATGAGGTTGAACCGCAGCATGTTGGTGGCGTTATACTGCACATTGCCCTGAAAACTGACGGTTTCGAAGGGGTGCATAGAAACCATGGTGCTGTCGCGGAAGCCTTCATCGCGGTAGCGGATAAACTCGCCGTCGTTCTCTACGATGTTAATCCAGGGGTCATCCCCATTGATGAAATGTCCGTAGCGGTTTACCGGATTGCTGACCGGTACTTCATTATACCCGCGCTCCCAGGTCAGATTACCGGCTTCATCCTGCAGCGGCAGAATGGGACCCTGCGGAGAAAAAGCGTTGTAGCCGTATAGCCAGCCTTCGTTACGGAAGCGGCGGCCGCTTAAAAAGAAGGTTACCTTATCCCGAACAATCGGCCCGGAAATACTGCCTTCCACATTGTACTGATGTACGGGGTCAATTTCACTGAAAGTGCCGGGTGCGCCGGGAAACAGGCCCGAGCGGGTAGTCGCATATTCACCGCCCCAAATGCGCAGGTTACCGCGCCAGTCGTTGGTTCCTGAGCGGGTTGCAATATTAATGATACCAGAAGTTGCCTGCCCGTACTCTGCGTTGAAGGCACCGGAAATAACCTGCAGCTCTTCAATCGCCTGATTTTCAACCCGCAAGCCAGAGCCACGATCAAAGTCATCCGAAACACGCACGCCATCCACAATATAGGCCACTTCTGACGCGCGACCGCCGCGGATGTGAATACTTCCGCCGGGTCCGACCGTCACACCGGCCTGCAGCGATACGACCTCACCCACGTCCTGCACGGGCAGCCGTTCCAGATCCTGCCGGCTGACGCGCGATTCAGTACTCGTAAGGTCGCGGATCACCACATCGCGCTGCGCCCGAACAACGATTTCTTCCCCTTCGAGCACAGACTCCGAGAGCTGCATGTCAACGACGGTGTTGAGATCGGTTCTGACCAGCACATCTTCTACAATTTGTGTCGTGTAGCCGATGTAGCGAAACTCCAGGGTATAGGTACCCGGCCGCACATTTAATATTCGAAAGTTGCCGTCGAAGTCCGTAGTCGTACCCTGGGTTGTCCCCTGAATAATAACCTGAGCTCCGATAATGGGTTCCCCATCCCTCGCATCCGTAACGTTACCGGTTATCCGACCGGCCTGCGCATGCAGACTTTCGGCTGCAAACAGGAATACGAAAACGGCGAACAGTAATTTCGTAGCGTTATTCATATTGTTGATTTATAATTGTATTGGTATCGATAATAATCGGTCGGTGTACACTTTGGCGCCGAAACGCTCCCGGGCTTCACCGATTTTCCGGATTTTCAGTTGCTCCTTAGCCTCCGAGCGAAGCGCGCGCTCCACCATTGGGATGGCTTCCTCAAATGTCAGCTGCCGGGGTTCAATCCTGCCATGACATTTAAAAATGTGAAAGCGGGAGCCCGTAATCTGAAACGGTCCCGCATATTCACCCGGCTGAATGTTGACCAATGAAGGCGACATCATGCCAAACTGTTGTATGGGAATAAAGCCAAGACGCCCCATATTTTCGCGCCCTGCCGGATCAGCCGTAAACTGACGCAGCACATCATTAAACTCACGACCGGCTTCCAAAGCCGCCCACGCCTGATCAGCCGCTTCCTCGCTTGTTACAACTATTTCCGCCATATCAAGCTGAAGCGGTTCCACATATTGGGCCGGATTCCGGTGAAACTCTGCGTAAATTTCATCCTCGCCAACCTGCACCTGTGCTTCCAGATATTCATCAAACATCTGATTCAGATAGTTGTAGAAGGTCTCATCCGCTGTGCGCTGCACGTAACGCGCGTTAAAATTGGGATGATTACGCACCTCCGCAATCGCCATCGCGCGGTAGGCCATAGCCTTAACCTGTCCTGTAAAATCATGCACGTTACGGGCCTGCCGGCGCTGACTAAAAGTCGTAAAGAAAGCTTCCCGCAGAAAATCGTCCGTCGTAAACACAAAATCCCCGTAGCTTATCAGCGTCTGACCGGCAACTTCGGGGGAAAGCCGGACTTCAAGACGTACAAGCTCGGGGTTAAACTCGAGATAGGCATCCGGGTCGTTCCGTACATCATCCCAAAGCTTCTGCATCAGCGCCGGATCGTAGTCAAAAGCATCCATGGTGCTGCGCAGGTGATTGCGCACGGCAAGTTCCGCTTGCTGATCGCGGGCAATAGCGGCCAGCTCGTTTCTGCGCTGTGCGAACTGCGTTTCTGTGATGACGGGCGTCTCAACAATATCCGTCACCTTTATAATGGAAAAGCCCCGGCTTGTCTGCACCGGCGCTGAGATGTCACCAACGGCCATTCGGAAGGCCTGATCTTCGAAGGAGATATCCATATCGTCCAGGGTGAAAAACCCGAGATCCCCGCCATTGCGGGCCAGCTCAGGGTTCTGAAACACCTGCGCTGCAAGTGCTTCGAAATCATGCCCCTGTTCGAGCAAGGCAAAAAGGGAATCGGCTTCATGCCGGTTGCTTGCAAATAAATGGGAAGCCCGTACGCTTGTGTTGGCCCGGTAAAACAGCTCACGAAGATCGTTTTCACTGATGGTGAGCTCGTCAATAATAAAACGCCGCTCAAACTCTTCCATCAGCGCTTTGCGCTCAATCATCTCTCGGGTATGGTTTACGTCGGGCTCGTTGTGCCACCCCTGATCCATCGCGTAGGTCACGATTACATAGCGGTTCAGGCGCTGATTCAGCACCGCTTCCATCACATCCGGACTCAGGTTCATGGCATAGCCGGCACGGGCATTAAAGCGCTGCAGCTCATTCAGAAAATGGGTGCGCGTGATGTCGTATGATCCCACAGCCGCAAGCACCTGTTCACCTTCATCAACGGGCTCATCCGTAGAACAGGAGCTAAGGCCTGCCAAAAGAATGAGCAAGGAAGTGATGAACAAAAATTTGTAGATCAAAAAAGGATATCGTATTTGGCTTTGGGCCATAAGTACTACAAACGATTAAAAATCAAATATTTAATGAACATCATTTATCTGCCCGGTACCTGAGAAAAACAAGCTGATTTAATTCAGACGCTTTTATGGAATACGTTTATGCGCAGACAGTTAAATAATTTTCGGATTTGGCATCAGGCAGTTCAGTCGGGCTGATAGCGTTGCTGAAAGATGACATGCACGTATCAATAATACGTGAAAGCGCTTACATTTTCAAGCGTAAAACAAACCTTTTTTGGCTTCGCGCAACCTCATTAAAAATAATCTAATATCAGACATTGATTTTGCCTTTAATCCGCTAAAGCGCTGATTTTACAACTCCAACAAAGCCATCTGAAGCCCGCGTAACATCCCGCTACACACCCCAACTTTGCCACAGCACCCAAGGTGCAGGGCAGGCTTCTGCGGTCGGAACAAGGCGACCTGAGCAAACCCGCCTTTTTATTTTTTTATGGGAAAACTCCGTGCACCTCACTGTTTTTCGTAACAGGTCGAAAACCCCAAACCTAAGATGAATCCCTTGCTTTTTTTCTCCGCAATTCGGTCCGAAACGTATCCTATCATACCCCTAAAACACGCGCCTTCTGAACCCGCCAAATCCTGAATACTGCATGGTGCAAAAACAACAGCCTGAACCCAAACTGAAACCCATTTCATTTTTCTATCCGCTCGCTGTTTCTGCACACCGTCTGCAAGCGCGGCTGACTCCCGCTAAACTTTACTCTGCATGATTCACCAAAAATATTCTTTGCGCCAGCTATTCGCGCTGCCCAAACATGAAAAAAGCCCGGTATTCGCTAAGACACCGGGCTTTTCTTTTACAATAAGGGAGATGGCTCAAATCACACCTGTTCCGCTTCTTTGCGGCCAAAGCGCTTCATGATATAATCGTCAAGCATGGTGCGGAACTCTTTTCCGATATGGTCGCCGCTCAGCGTTACGCGATGTTCGCCATCCACGTAAACCGGCGCTTTTGGCTCTTCGAAAGTACCCGGCAGGGAAATACCAATATCCGCGTACTTGGATTCACCCGGACCGTTGACCACACAGCCCATTACGGCAACGTGCATGTCTTCAACCCCTGGGTACACATCCCGCCAAATCGGCATCATCTCGCGGATGTAGCCCTGAATTTCATCGGCAAGCTCCTGAAAGTAGGTGCTCTTGGTGCGGCCGCAGCCCGGACAAGCCGTTACCTGCGGAATGAAGTTGCGGATACCCAGCGACTGCAGGATTTGCTGTCCGACCCGTACTTCTTCGGCACGATCGCCACCGGGCATGGGCGTGAGTGAAATCCGGATGGTGTCGCCAATGCCTTCATTCAGCAATATGCCGAGCGCCGCAGAGCTTGCTACAATGCCTTTCATGCCCATACCGGCTTCGGTAAGGCCAAGGTGCAGCGGGTGATCAGAAACCGCTGCCATCCGGCGGTAAATGGTAATGAGATCCTGTACCCCCGACATTTTACAGCTGATGATGATCTTATCCTTCGCCAGGCCCACTTCCTGCGCAAGCTGAGACGAACGAACCGCGCTTTCGATAATGGTATCCATCATCACTTCCTTCGATTCCTTCGGCACAGGAAGCTGATTGTTCTCATCCATTTTCTGTGCCAGCAATTGCTGATCCAGCGAC
This genomic stretch from Cyclonatronum proteinivorum harbors:
- a CDS encoding TonB-dependent receptor yields the protein MNNATKLLFAVFVFLFAAESLHAQAGRITGNVTDARDGEPIIGAQVIIQGTTQGTTTDFDGNFRILNVRPGTYTLEFRYIGYTTQIVEDVLVRTDLNTVVDMQLSESVLEGEEIVVRAQRDVVIRDLTSTESRVSRQDLERLPVQDVGEVVSLQAGVTVGPGGSIHIRGGRASEVAYIVDGVRVSDDFDRGSGLRVENQAIEELQVISGAFNAEYGQATSGIINIATRSGTNDWRGNLRIWGGEYATTRSGLFPGAPGTFSEIDPVHQYNVEGSISGPIVRDKVTFFLSGRRFRNEGWLYGYNAFSPQGPILPLQDEAGNLTWERGYNEVPVSNPVNRYGHFINGDDPWINIVENDGEFIRYRDEGFRDSTMVSMHPFETVSFQGNVQYNATNMLRFNLIGNWSQEFSQGYNHGGRLVAQNNTQTERNNYFVNLRTTFTPSANMFFTSNFAMRYNAFESNLFGDPYDPRHLNFERTGDFPQAFQPRDGRFARFGTNNGFFNRNTTTFIGKIEYNHQVNDQHFIKAGIDVQADVLNYRNYGLVPITGGADLEPFPDRVLDREFLPELGIPLENTIGHEVWTRKPVTFSAYIQDRIEYENLIINAGLRFDYFVPNGRIPASDRPRLTQRFDERDASFWSEASPKYQLSPRLGIAYPISARGVIHFSYGYFFQVPNYSNLYNGSNLILANISGAQGPFGNPDLRPEQSVKYELGLQQEIFTGTALDLSIFYEDKRDYVSSGPIQPTAIPSVRYGTWINRDYANIRGITAAINQRVTRRVSFGVDYTFSIAEDSNSDPAAEFFAAVASGDTTGSNLARFLTPANWDRTHVLNSSFFYAQDTWGFNIVQRFSSGLPYTPSASVPRSVGITSTGDIITNSLRMPATFTVDLNMYKNIEVSGYTMGLFFNIFNIFDARNPSSVFNDTGSPDLPLNPLADADPGWYADPSRFAEPRRVQFGFSMQF
- a CDS encoding peptidylprolyl isomerase, whose protein sequence is MIYKFLFITSLLILLAGLSSCSTDEPVDEGEQVLAAVGSYDITRTHFLNELQRFNARAGYAMNLSPDVMEAVLNQRLNRYVIVTYAMDQGWHNEPDVNHTREMIERKALMEEFERRFIIDELTISENDLRELFYRANTSVRASHLFASNRHEADSLFALLEQGHDFEALAAQVFQNPELARNGGDLGFFTLDDMDISFEDQAFRMAVGDISAPVQTSRGFSIIKVTDIVETPVITETQFAQRRNELAAIARDQQAELAVRNHLRSTMDAFDYDPALMQKLWDDVRNDPDAYLEFNPELVRLEVRLSPEVAGQTLISYGDFVFTTDDFLREAFFTTFSQRRQARNVHDFTGQVKAMAYRAMAIAEVRNHPNFNARYVQRTADETFYNYLNQMFDEYLEAQVQVGEDEIYAEFHRNPAQYVEPLQLDMAEIVVTSEEAADQAWAALEAGREFNDVLRQFTADPAGRENMGRLGFIPIQQFGMMSPSLVNIQPGEYAGPFQITGSRFHIFKCHGRIEPRQLTFEEAIPMVERALRSEAKEQLKIRKIGEARERFGAKVYTDRLLSIPIQL
- the ispG gene encoding flavodoxin-dependent (E)-4-hydroxy-3-methylbut-2-enyl-diphosphate synthase; amino-acid sequence: MNTSNRRKSIQVMVGDVAIGGNAPVVVQSMTNTDTADIDDTVKQVAELSDAGSEVVRITVNNKDAAKAVPYIKEKLLKKNVDTPLVGDFHYNGHVLLTEFPDCAQALSKFRINPGNTGTRGRDKNFSTIVEQAIRYDKPVRIGVNWGSLDQQLLAQKMDENNQLPVPKESKEVMMDTIIESAVRSSQLAQEVGLAKDKIIISCKMSGVQDLITIYRRMAAVSDHPLHLGLTEAGMGMKGIVASSAALGILLNEGIGDTIRISLTPMPGGDRAEEVRVGQQILQSLGIRNFIPQVTACPGCGRTKSTYFQELADEIQGYIREMMPIWRDVYPGVEDMHVAVMGCVVNGPGESKYADIGISLPGTFEEPKAPVYVDGEHRVTLSGDHIGKEFRTMLDDYIMKRFGRKEAEQV